In Nocardioides bizhenqiangii, the DNA window ACGTACACCTCGGACCAGACGAGCTGGGCTTGGCGCTACCAGCGCTGGGGTGCGCACGAGATGGCGTACGACCGTGACGGCCAGACCATCGACCTGCACTGGCGGCTGGACCCGACGTACGACGGCCTCCCGGGCTTCGCCGACCTGTGGGCCCGGCGCGAGCGGGTGCGGATCGGGCCGGTCGCGGTCGACACCCTCGGCTCCATCGACGCGTTCGCGCACACACTGCGGCACGCGGCCAAGGACGGCTGGGAGTCGCTGCGCAGCCTGGTCGACGTGCACCGGCTGGCCCGCGATCCCGCGCTCGCCGGGCTGCCTGTCGACCGCGTCGCCGCCGCCACCCTCAGCGCGACCGAGGCTGCGATCGGGCTGCCCGCCTGCGCTCCGCCATTCACCCGGTCGAGTGCGCCGCTGCCGCGACTGCTGGCCGCGCAGGCATCGCCGGTCCGCCACGCCACGGTCCCGGGGCAACGCACGGTCCGGCAGGCCGGCTTCCGGTGGCGCACCAGCCGGACGCCGCGGGACCTGTGCGTCAACGCGGTCACCCTCCTGCTGCCGCCGGCCAGCACGGCCGCGATCGCCGAGCGGGATCCCGTAAAGGCGATCGCCCTCGCCGCCCAGCGCCGCGTGCGCGAGGTCGCGTGGAAGCTGTCCGGGTGGAGGACCGAGGTGCCGTGATCAGCCGTCTCAAGGACCACCTCCGGGCCATCACCGACGCGTGCGGCCGGTGGGCCGTGCTGCGTCTCCAGGCACTGCAGCTGCTGTCGGCCGTGCTCGAGGCGGCGATGCTCGGCCTGCTCGTGCCGTTCGTCGAGATCCTGGCCGGCGCCGACGACGTCGGCCTGCCGCTGGTCGGGACTGAGGTCGACGCACCAGCGCTCTACACGGCGGTCGCCGTCGTCGTGCTCCTCCGTGCCGCGACCGGTTGGCTGATCGCCATCCTCGCCAGCGACCTCCGGGTCCGGACGACGGACGCCCTCCGGCTCCAGGCCCTGCAAGGGATCCTCGACGCGAAGTGGTCCTACGTCGTCCGCCAGCGCCGCAGTGACGTCGTCCAGGCCACCACCACCGAGATCGAGCGCGCCGAGGGAGCGGTGGCGATGCTGGCCGAGAGCGGCGTGCAGGCCGCGATCCTCCTCGCGACGGCCGCTGTCGCAGTCGCCATCTCCCCGGTCGTCGGAGGGCTCGCCGTCCTCTCGCTGGTGCTGGTCGCAGCCGTCGGACGCATCAGTGTCCGCCGCAGCATCACCCTCGGCGTGGAGTGGAGCGAACGCAACGCGCTCTTCGGGGCCACGGTCACCGACTCTCTCGCCTCGCTGCGCCTGATCCGCGCCCACGACGCCGCCGCGGAGTGGACCGGTCTGTTGCGGACCAGCGCCGCCAAGGGCCGGGCCGCCCAGCACCGGTTCGTCGAGATCACCGCCGGGCTGTCGGCCGTGCTGAGCGCGCTGAGCGTCGCGGCGGCCGTGGTGCTCGTCGTCATCGGCCGGGAGATCGGCCTCGGGATCGCGGAGGTCATCGCGCTGGCGGTGGTCGCGACCCGGCTCTCGGGCTCGGCCCGGTCGCTCCTCGAGACGCTGCAGCACTTCGCCCACTACTCACCAGCGCTCGACGAGGTGCAGCGACTGGTGGCCGAGACGGCGGCGCACCGCGAGTCCGAGGCCG includes these proteins:
- a CDS encoding ABC transporter ATP-binding protein → MEDRGAVISRLKDHLRAITDACGRWAVLRLQALQLLSAVLEAAMLGLLVPFVEILAGADDVGLPLVGTEVDAPALYTAVAVVVLLRAATGWLIAILASDLRVRTTDALRLQALQGILDAKWSYVVRQRRSDVVQATTTEIERAEGAVAMLAESGVQAAILLATAAVAVAISPVVGGLAVLSLVLVAAVGRISVRRSITLGVEWSERNALFGATVTDSLASLRLIRAHDAAAEWTGLLRTSAAKGRAAQHRFVEITAGLSAVLSALSVAAAVVLVVIGREIGLGIAEVIALAVVATRLSGSARSLLETLQHFAHYSPALDEVQRLVAETAAHRESEAAAVGRTPEPPGQPVAGAPVLELRGITVAYDETPVLSDLWLTVGSSDLVAVTGPSGAGKSTLLDVVLGLLEPAAGVVLVDGRPRSELAGWRARVGYVPQETILIPGSVRTNLTWSANRPTTDEELWSALETACVADVVRRLPDGLETPLGDFTRLSGGEQQRLCLARALVRAPAVLVLDEATSALDAATEAQVVDRLVARGGAIVLATHRPALVERANIEVALENATKA
- a CDS encoding nucleotidyltransferase family protein, with the translated sequence MLTPAAVSEVRRAVRAALALEDGDATVRWTWRARVPESDFVDAVERHRATMVLADHVDVLGLPTAVRREVVAQRDRERMGALAQIRLTAAVDGLLAGVDHLFFKGVALAALTTGDPGARGDGDVDVMVSPDRLADAARALQADGWTVRPTYTSDQTSWAWRYQRWGAHEMAYDRDGQTIDLHWRLDPTYDGLPGFADLWARRERVRIGPVAVDTLGSIDAFAHTLRHAAKDGWESLRSLVDVHRLARDPALAGLPVDRVAAATLSATEAAIGLPACAPPFTRSSAPLPRLLAAQASPVRHATVPGQRTVRQAGFRWRTSRTPRDLCVNAVTLLLPPASTAAIAERDPVKAIALAAQRRVREVAWKLSGWRTEVP